From the Anopheles stephensi strain Indian chromosome X, UCI_ANSTEP_V1.0, whole genome shotgun sequence genome, the window CAACTGCATCTGAAGCTTACGAAGCTTACGGTGGGTCTGGAAGTCATGCCCTACTGCACCTTGGCCCCAACGAACAGAACGGTCATCTCAGCAGCGGAGGATCAGCAGATCCTCAGCCGAAGCTTCCCTACTCCGCTCAACAGCGGTCATACGATCATTAGAATGTGCTGAACATACCTGAAGCGTAGAACATTTTCCAAgtaaaagcagcagcaaaggtTACAAAAGAGCGGCAAACAGTTATTTTTACGATAGCCATGGCTAAGGTGCAAGCAGATTGCCATAATACCGTTCTTGAACTTGTGGAATGCTGCTTGGACCTACACCTATGCTTCTATGAATCCGTTCTTTTGCTATTTCAACTTCTGTGATCTTGATTTATCCGCAGCTTCACATGGCGATCATTCGCATCAATCGAACAATCAGTCCAGATGCGGGTTTGCATGCATGTCTGGCGCCGATACCAGTAAATCCTAAGGGACACACCACAAAGGTGCTATAAAGCGTCTAGGAGTAATATAAACCGTAATAGCACGTTCTTACTGCACTTGGACGTAGAGCTCTGCAGGTACCAGCGGACGTCGATGTCGTCGACCATAGAAAagacataaaattaatttgacattTAAGATTGAGTGCGCCGTTTATTGGGTTTAGTTGTGCATGTTAAATCGATGCAATTCATACTGGtctggttaaaaaaaaataagactTTGCAGATGAAATACGGGACCACTACTGTTACGTAAAACCACTTAAAGTCGCATTAAACGGAGCAGtaattggaaaatttatggTGCAAAATTTtcgataataattttatttttatctgctTTAGCAGCTCTTATCAATTATTCCTGGTCCTCGACCTGTCTTGACCCAACGGCGCATACCCAGCGCTAAACAGTAATTTAAATGTACGTGACGCATTGGCTAATTCAGCCAAGCGGTGTGCATTGTTGAATAGGCTGTAGGGTTTCTGCATATTGAGAGATCTCTCGCATAGCGCATACGACAAGCATATGCAAGCCTTTCCCGTAACGTTTTGCACCTTGAACATCTGGCCGaagataaaatatttaatccgATGATGTCTAGTTTTACTTGTCCGGCCAGTACATATAAAGAGCTAAACAACATTTCTGTCggtaaataaattgaaacacATAAAAAGACTGGCTAACTGGCTCATCATAGACCTCACTAAGTACCTGTTCAAGGAAATTGAGCTAATAATTTTAATCCTAAGTAGAAACCTAAATTGTGCCGTTGAGGAGATTAGTTTTTAATTACCAAACTGCCAGTTCCAGTTCTGTTCGATTGGCGCCAGGTACTTGCACACTTTTATCAGTTATAGGCACGATGAAGTAACATTCTTTAAAAGGTACAGTTTGCTTTGCGAAAACAATTACCAGCGATTAAGGTGCCCTCATTCATTGCCCAGTTAACTCGTGCAAACTCGCGCGTTTAGTTTCTAGGGGGAGTCTTTGAGTCATTAGACGTCTTAGGTCTCGTCGTTCTTTTTATGATTGTTGGGTTGTACCTGTAACGGTTTGAACCAGCAGGAAAATGCATCTGCTTGGAATGGAAATGCGCACAGTTTCACAActtacgacaaaaaaaaacattcccccAAATGGCCGATGTTTCGACTTCGATCACCTAAATTCTATACCACGATTACGATTGATCCCCCTCGATAGTGTAGGGAAGCGTTGATGGATTTAGAGCGCTTGTTGGAACGTTCGCTTAACGCCTGCCCGGTTGCTTGCAGCTGAAGCGAATTACAACCTGCACCCCCGGCGCAAAGAGCAGCTGCATCATCCGGAACATTGCAACCCATAAACACAACCGTACCACGACGCTCGGTCGGAACAAACGCCTCGCGAtagattattttaaaaatttttttgttttgtgtgtgtgtgcgtgtttttattttcatgttcCCATTTTTACAGCTGGCCATGGCACCACCATCGCCGTGTACCGTGGCATGTTAAAGTTATGCTTTTCCGATCAGGCCGACGTTGCTGCCGGATGGTAACGGAGACGGGTCCGTTCCCGTATATATAGAACTTCGCTCATCTTACGACGGTTTGTTACGTGAAGGGGCATCATCCGATTTTAACGCCGTTCACGTGTGTTCACGATGTGACTGCGGGATGGATGGGCCCACGTGCATGCAACCCCGGAACCCGTTAGAGAGAATCATAGCGAGAGGTCGTAAGGGCGGAACGAAAAATCTCGGAGCAAAAGATTCTCTAGCAACACCTTTCGCAACGGGATGGGGCGCTAGTTGGTCCGGAGGGGCCCATCGATTTCTGCTACCGGACTTGTCCACCACTGGACGCGCCGTGCGCCCGGTGGTAACGTTAATGCATTTCTTTCGCAATGCATTTAGACATCCTTTCGAATGTCGTTTCGTTATGCATTCTTTCTCTTctattttttcgtttctaaCGGCATCCTGGCTCCATTCGATTGTACGAAATGTattttgaagaagaagaaaaaatcgtaagGAAATATTGCATCGACTGCAGTGAACGATCCGACGGACGGCTATTGGCACCGTGTCAGCGGGTATTTTAGATGATTGAATTTTATCTTTCCAACATTCACAACCCTGTTTTGTTGAGTAGTTACTCACCTAATCCCTAACCCTAATAAATACTCACCTGCAAAGACGGGTTCGACATTTGCATCTCACCGATatctccagcagcagcgcaccCAATAACTATGGAAGCGAGagggcagcagtagcaaatcTTCGTTTTGCCGTGTTCCGTCAAGCTAAATTACGTTGATAATATTTCTGCCTTGCGGAACCGGCGATAATGCAGCGCGCACGTCTCGAGCGCTATAAGTTCATCGAGGTTTTACCGTAAGATGCATCTGCGGGCGCAAGCTTTTGTACCCCTTTTCGCCGGTTCCCTTTCTGCGTACGATGGCTGCCCGGATTATGGCTggaaaatgctataaaaatgtttatttccTTCCGTGCTTCGCTCGTCGCAGGGAGTTTGGTTTTATGCATTCGAGAATGAATATTTCACAATAAATGCCGATGCCCCCTGGTGTGGTTTTTGTGCatgggtttttctttattgtttAAGTGCATTTCATTTCATACTTGGCGCTCATCGCTTTATGGAAGCTTTTAAAAAAGGGAAGTGTTTATGGGATCTTTTCCTAAATTGAAAATGGCATTTATCGTAGGGAAGAGGTACCCGTATTGCATAAAACCTCTGGATTCTGCGAGACAATCTCATGAGTTTTTCGTGATTTGAGATTTCTAGCTTCAAGTCCTACGGGGTGTGGATAGTAGTTGCTAAAAATCCATTCAAGTTACCAATCAGCTGTTCCACTGGTAGAGGTTTGTCCTAAAAACTCTTCTGGAAGATCAGTTGGGATTTCCTTCGATCGAGGACGGGTCCATCACCGCAAAGATCCATTCCAAAAGCGCCATTCACTGCTCTTTTAAAGTGATTGTCACATGGGACGGCTTCGTCTCAGATATTAGACGGATGATATAGTCCACCTCAGACAAATTTTCACCGTTAGGACGGTTTGATTCCCCTGTGTGAAAGTTGATGCATCCTCCAggtgtgttgctgttgcaatGTACTATCACACAACGCGGCGAATCTCTGGACACCCAGAATCTGTTCCCTGTTAGACATTTTCGCCTTTCTCCAGAGGCTAGAAGATGTAATCAAGCTTTTGTCTCGCGATATTCCTTCTAAGTACATTCTCCACGTAGATGGCTAGCACCATGACTGAAGTAGAAAGCTCTTAACAATCTCAGCATCGTCCGTCGTCACAGGTGTTGAGTGCCCTCTGAGTGGAGAAATTTCCTTGATCGGTTGACAGCGATCAACACGTGCGTATCTTAGCATCGGAAAATAAAGATATAGTATATTATATATACTATATTTCGCcatatattttgttttggtaaGGCGCAGTTTCCAATTAGCTTAGCATTGGCGTTGGGACAGCAAATAAACCAGAAGTTCTCCCGAGGTTACaatacgaaaaagaaaaaagtcaGGGAAATAGCATTTCTTCCGATCGCATTTCTAATCATTCCTACCATCAACTATCGCGGTTGCGCCGCGGTTGCAAATGTACAACATCcttattttgtatttattttcaactAATTATTTCTTGTGCCCGCCTTATCAGCCGCATTATTAATTTCTATTGTTCCGTACTGTGGCGCATTGTAAACATTCTAATAACAATCACATTTCATGCACTCGTTTTaggaaaaccacgccacgcagCCGTTGTAGCAAAAGCCGTACACAAAACATaacatcagcaacaaaaaaattaagccGTGCCGGCACAAGAAAATAGTGCAAGGTGCCTACCTGACGAGCGGCATTTCAGTCAGACGCTCACACATTCACTCACATAGACACGGGTCCATGTGGCCCAGTGGAGGCGGTGGTGGCAACGGCGAGCAGTAGAGTGCCAACCAAAGGTTAATGCGCAAACAGGCGCGGGCGCACAAGCGAGCAGCAGGCAAGAGTGTGGTGGAGTCGTGAATGCAGCAGTAGCAATAAAACTCCGATGTCGTAGAGTGCAGGAGCTTATATCGCGAAAAGCGCTCTCTAGGCAAGCATCTGGTGGAAGGTGCCGTTGAAACACGCAGCGGCTAGAGCGGTCCAAGTAAGAGAGCACATACATAAAAACGGCAGTGCACATGCAGCAGCCACATCggtcacagcagcagcagcagcagcagcagcagcagtcgtcgtcgtcgctcgGTTCAGTGTGGTTGCTACGATGCGAAAGCTAAGCCTGAGTACGGGCGCAGGTATGTCACGACAATCGAAAAGTGCGCCTCAGGCAAAGAAGGTGATGCCACCGGCCGTCCCCGACATGTACGGTAAGATCGGGATGAGCaacggtggtgttggtggtggtggcggtggtggtccaCCAACGGCAGTGATCTATGACACGGGTGATGGTGCTGGCCGGAATGGTGGAACGGCGGTGGTAGCTGGTACGGTCATTCTggagcatcatcagcatcatcaccagccGACGATGGAAATATCTGGACCGGCCACAAACCAGACCGGCAGTTCAGTGGCGAGTGTGGTGGTGAGTGGAACTGGTGCAAGTGGTGGAGTAGGAGTTGGGCAGGCGGTAGTAACAGCAGCTGCACCGTCCAGCTTGATGCTACGTTGCGGCCCGGACGGTATCGTAGACTATGGTTTAGACGATCAAGGTATCGATTTGACGCAATCGCCCGGAAGGGACAGTCCGGTATCGTTGTCCGGGTCGGCCGGTTCCGGTTCGCGCCACTCGACGGCCAGCCTTGATTCGGGGCGTGCCTCTTCCTATCTTACTGGCGCTTCCAACTCGTCCAATCGCAGCGTGAGTGGTGTGGGAAGTTATGGTGTCCTTTCATCTCCCCGCTGTTCCGTTAGTTCTTGCTCGATCGGTTCCGGAAGCGGAGGTGGTCCTTCCGCGGCAGGTGGCAGTGGTGGATGTAGCCATCGGCTGAGCAACCATTCATCTAACGGTAGCCGAACCGATCACGACGTCATCTCCGAGTGGCTGATGGAAATTCACTTTCACGAGTACACCTACCTATTTCTCGATGCCGGCTACGATCTGCCGACGATCGCGCGTATGACACCCGAAGATTTGACCGCGATTGGCATCCGCAAGCCGAACCATCGCGAACGGCTGAAGCGCCACATCGACGCACTGAAACTTCCGGACGCGCTGCCCGGTTACGTGCCCGGCTCGATCGACGAATGGTTGCGGTTGCTCCGGCTGGAAGAGTACGTACAGCCGCTGTTAGCCCAAGGCTACCAAACCGTGCACGACGTGACGCAGCTCACGTGGGAAGATCTGGAAGACATCGGCATCGTGAAGCTGGGTCATCAGAAAAAGATTCTGCTCGCCATCAAGCGCGTGAAGGACATCATCAGCGGCAAGATGATGGGTCTTACGGCACCGTACGGACTGTCGCCAACGATTGCACCACGGTCGCCGGCAGCCGGACACGTACGGGCCACCCATTACGACGATCTGAGCATCGGACTGCGGTCGTCCGATTCCGCgaaacaacaccaacacaatCTGGCGGTGGCCGGCTCGTACAGTACCTTTCTGCGGCAGCAATCGGCACCACaggctccaccaccaccatcggcacTAATGAGCGGGGCCGGCGGAAGTGCTCACGTGAACGcgcaccacaaccaccaccagatGATAACGTACCCGCACGTACACTTTGACGGTACGCAAGCGATTTATCGACGCAGCTCGTACGAcgacagtgacataacaccgACGAACGAGAAGTCTTCCGCGCTGCTCGCACTGTCGGAggatcaccatcaccatcatcacttCATTGGACCGCAGCAAGGTTGGATGATACATCCGCaaacgcaacagcagcaacagtttgtcccgcaacagcagcagctcgttcCGCACGCACAGTCCCCATACTTCCAGGGCGGTGGTACACTCCCGCGGCAGCATCAGCGCAACGGCTATGGCGTCCGGTTGGCACTGCTCGGTGGTCCGCCGACGACCACCTCCACAGGTATACGCCCAATTGCCAAGATAGTGGCCAACAACCTGAAGCTTCCAGCGCCCGCCCTAGTGGACGGTGGTGCGAcgggtagtggtggtggtggtggagggcTGGAAGCGGGAGATGCATCAGACTCGGCCACCTATCCGGTGCCGATGCCGATGCCCCCACTGCTCGGACAGATCGAGAACGTCGAGATGGCTACGGCAGCCCTGGACGCGATGCATTTTTCCAACTACACCAGCTCGCCTTACGCCGTCCAGCATCATCACATGCACCATCACACGCTGACGCTTGTGTCGAAGGAGCCGTCCGGTACGCCGGGTGCTACGATTGCAGCTAATCCATCCGTACCTACGATCGGCCCACCACAACcgccgcagcagcaacaaccacaGCCACCCATCTATCACAACACGCATCAGTCGATGCTGCTGCAGTCGCACTCTCAGCAGCAGCTACTCCATCATCACACGACGCCCTCGTCCTCGACCCAATCGACTCCATCGCCACCAACCCTAGGGCAACCACCGGTTGCACCGCATCTTTCACACGCATACGGTGGTGTGTACGCGGGCCAAACGCTGCAGACAACTGTCGAGGTGCATAAGGTGTGCGGTGGCAGTCAGCACGATAACAAATCCAACTCGAGCctcgaatcgatcgatcagaTACCGTTTGCGAACGAGAATGCGGGCACTATCAAGCAGCGGTCCTCGCTGAACCGGATGGAACACCACTATCTGCCAGGTCCACCCACGCAACAGCATCCGCTACTGCTGCCGACCctttcctcctcctcttcctcctcttcttcctcgctGACAGGTTCGATCACGACGACGCTGGCCACGGGCTGCATACAGCAGCTGTCACCGTCGACAACACAGCCACAGGTGCAGGCAACCGCCGGTGGTGGTTCTAGCAATTCCGCTACGACGcctgcaccagcagcaaccggaGCAGTAGCACCAGCCGCAGCACCACCGGCTGCATCAGCAACCGTTGTTGCGACAACAGACGAATCGGCAGCTGTGCCAACGGCGGCAGCCTCGCAGGACATTTTCGGCACCAACGTGCTGAACGATATCGGGAGCATGCTAGCGAACCTAACCGACGAGCTCGACGCCATGCTGGAGGAGGAAAAGTGTGCTGGCATCAGTGATAATGAGTAGAGCAggtttgatttttatgtggTTCCTCCTCGTACCGATGAgtgtgtgttgcgtgtgtgATAAATGCGATTAAGCAGGAAAGGTGACAAAACGTCCGGTACGTGTGATAGAGAGACAGATTTATAATTGTGTCACCATGAATTTTGGGATTTAGAAAAACATTAAtggaatttttgcttttttattcctttttttttttgtccttaaTATTCCCTTTTTTCGATCCCACTATGTGCTGACTTGTTTGTAAACACAATCGGGACTGTGGGAAAAAAGAATTCtttctggtgcaaaaatttcaTTTACGCGCACATTGAACTCTGTGGCAAATGAACTGACGGTatgaaaatgaatgaatgaaagcgGAAGGTAGCAATAGGAAGGATTTTAGCATAGTTTAGCGCACGCATTTACGTGtatgtgaagttttttttagtATGATTTTTACGCTATAATGAATTAATATTTCCGAATGAAATAACACTGGGTGAGAATAAGCATTTTTTTGGATATTATACGTTCGAATAGGTTGCTttatgaatattctttttttttcttttctttggtaATGCGCACGCACGATGCGATAACAGGTGTAGATGATTTTAGATCGAGAAATACTAATATCTATAAATGAAAAGcatgcgtgtttgtgtgcccaAAATTCCGTTTCTAGATCTAGAACAAGTAGCAAACCAGGTTGAGGtcatggaaaggaaaaactgtACTAGTATTGCCAATATGTGCATGCAACCGAACCAGCATTCCCATCCGTGGTAGATAGTAATGcgatttcttttcaatttgtgCAGAAGTTTAGATAAGATAACAGCAAACACGTTAGGGCATACGAGTgcaacctgtgtgtgtgtgtttttttccaacATTTTTTCTTATGTTGGTTGGAGATTATTCTGCATATAGGACGCGAGCTCGTACGcacacgcaacaaaaaaaggatcttttttttctaccgttTTTCGAGAATGTGGAATAAAGCACGCTAAAGGACTTAAAATGATGTGTTGATAGGATGTAAACCAGGAGGCaatattaattttgatttcaattaatttacagAGTTGAAAGCAAAACTGCTTACGAGGAGACATGCGAAGAAAGCGAGCCagagaaatagagagaaagagagactaAAGCATACGGTTGGcagaaagcgaaaacaaacccATATCTGTTAGGCAGAAGAGAGAGGACATACCCGGGTCGGGTCCGTCGAAACATTCATTTATTTACTATATTAATTTTAAGgattgtgtgtgcgcgcggatCGGTGCGTGTGCCCCAGTCTAAGAAGTTTCTCTTCTCCGGGCTAGAGTTGTTACAATGTTACTCATGAATGTTTACATCTCCTTCGTGTATTTTAATTATCTCATGCTCGTTTTAGGTGCGCACTATGGGCTAAAGCAACACACGTACTTCTCTACGTACtggaaaatgaaacgaaacgttaaaaaaaaacaaataagctATCTAATAATATgattggttcattttgcttgaTTTAGAACGCAAGCAAGCAGCTTATAGGGAAAGTGGCAGCTCGAATTGTTAGTTCCCGACGATATCCCCCTTttttatacacataccacatACCACACCTAAACACATACCTTTAGAAAGCATATACGAGATATAGAAAAGAAACATTTGGTTTTCCCCGTTTTCCTAATCCGGAACCCGGATAATTCGGGTCCCTAGCTCCTGGGTCAACGCCGTTCGTTTATAATAAATTCTTTCCTCTTATGAGCGCTGAAGGGAACATAAGTAGTAGGTGTAGCTATATTAGTAATTGTAGTCTTTATGAAGTGGAAAGCAGAAGGAAGTAAAGGAACCTCATTTTCGGATTCGGATGAATACTACAACAGTAAGGGATGTATTAACTAGGCGTTGTAGAGACACGTATGCAGACACGGAGGAATATGGTGGTGTGTAACGATGTCCTCcacgcaaagaaaaacaatccctGATTGTTTGCTGTGAAAGAGCTTTTTTCATGGCCAATCGTGTGTTTATTACGGAGGATCGCGGTGATAACGCAAACTTAAGAGTAGGTGTGTAGAGATTCTTGAAGATTCCAATTTTCCGTTATTACTAACCGCCGGCGTTCCCGTTTAATGTTAGTTTAGTTCAATTCTTTTTTCGTAAAACCTTTTATTCCATTTCCGCCCAACTCAACTGCTTTCTGGCACAAACAACCTCAGGAGGTATACAACTTCAATTCTTATctttttgatttaaaattcgTGTAGCTGGGAGAGTTTCCCCAACAACAGTGAGACGATCGAGCAATCTGCacataaatccttcaaacCTTGTAAACCTGTAGCGTAATCATTCATCCATAtctcctccctctctctctctctctctctctctctctctctctctctctctttctctctctctttccccgTCGCTTCCCTTTCTTCTCATCGATAAAGGATAaacaataatgataataaacCAGGGACAGAGCAAGCTGAAAATGCTGCTTACTAATGTATCCATTCCTATAGGCACGTGGTagtagataaaataaaatcgtaaCCCAGTCCAAGGTCAGGTGTGCGTTGTTATGCCATCCCCCGTTAGTAgacgcagcagcagtagaagcaTTTTCGCATCTTCTACAAGttttgtgtacgtgtgtacgtgtgtgtatgtgtattgtACTGTGGTGTCCTCTCCAACAAAATTACAGATCTCGTtgatttacaaaacaaaaacaaaaatttggaGCAAAAGAAGGGAACGGTACGAATAATATAGCAAAGAGATAATATGCGGTAAtagtagaaaaagaaaaaagaagcctTTCACCGTTCCGGGAAAAACCCCGAAGAAAATCTTATAGAAagtaatacaaaacaaaaaaaaaacgataacaCGTAAACAACAATAATTCTTCCGacataagaaaagaaaaacggaatcAACTGTGTCCTGTGCGTGTGCGTTCAGCAGTTCCCAGGATCCAGCATCCAGGGTTTCTCACAAAACTTCATGTCGAAAAAGAGGGCACAGGATGGCAGAACAGGAATGTTATAGTAGTAGAACTTTTAGAGGATATTACTCACGTATTAAGTGACGCGGTACGAACGTTAGGCAAAATATACAAACATCCCGCTCTCCCGATACAAGGCAATAGGaataacattgcgtttggtgtAAGGGAATTCTATTATGCGGGTGCCGTAAACACCTCGAAAAACAGTGACAGGAGATGATAGTAAAacatgcaaatgcaaatgcaaactCAATTATTCcgtcgatttttttaaaacaaacaatacatACATTCCTCCCGCAGCATCATCATACACCAAACTCCCATACAAGCGTAATACACTCGAGGGTGATAAAGAGACATAAAGGGAAAGAGCGATAAAGGGGGAGAGATATATACAATGTGTACTGTACAGGGAATATAGGGTACGCGAGCGTCCGGCATCCTTTACTTTTGATACGCAGAGGATCAAAACGGCTCAGGCAACGTCCCTAGTTTTAAGTTTCTCGTCTCCCCATTTCCAATAGCTTCACATGCGCAGTTTTTGTCATATTTATTCATCCACCTTCCTAGTAGGTTTTGTGTTCAatgtttataattttaaaagcaGCCAGATGTTTTAAGGAAGGAGAGCCGATATGAAGATAGTttcaatgtttaaattttacacGTTCCCCAGCAACTGAGGAGAGATTTCACATTAGacacgacgacgaggacggaCTTCAAAAGCACGTCCCTAGCAAGAAGATCTATTTACTTTCCCCTTTACGTTTcagtttagattttttttacgcaACGAAgcatatttttatgtttgatgTGTGTaaccgtatgtgtgtgagtgtgacaAACGCGGTCGGGGTTGAATTATCTGTTTTCGTACCTTGTAATGTGTTCCTTCCAATTATTCGTTTGTGGCTCACAACGCAACAAACGCGTCCGAAGGGTTTATTTCGCCGTATCTTCATAGggtattattttcattccattGTGGCAAAACGTAACGATTtatgtttattaaattttgttttgtctccATTCCTCAAAGATTTGCCTTTCGCACGAGGCAAACCAAACACCCACAAGCTTAACGGCAATGCAAAAGATGAAAATGATAatgataaacataaaaaaagcgaaaaacatCAAAAGCAGCTCTGCAACCACCGGCATGGATGGAAAAGCTTCCGTTCCAGGTGGAaaagaaatttat encodes:
- the LOC118517608 gene encoding uncharacterized protein LOC118517608; this encodes MRKLSLSTGAGMSRQSKSAPQAKKVMPPAVPDMYGKIGMSNGGVGGGGGGGPPTAVIYDTGDGAGRNGGTAVVAGTVILEHHQHHHQPTMEISGPATNQTGSSVASVVVSGTGASGGVGVGQAVVTAAAPSSLMLRCGPDGIVDYGLDDQGIDLTQSPGRDSPVSLSGSAGSGSRHSTASLDSGRASSYLTGASNSSNRSVSGVGSYGVLSSPRCSVSSCSIGSGSGGGPSAAGGSGGCSHRLSNHSSNGSRTDHDVISEWLMEIHFHEYTYLFLDAGYDLPTIARMTPEDLTAIGIRKPNHRERLKRHIDALKLPDALPGYVPGSIDEWLRLLRLEEYVQPLLAQGYQTVHDVTQLTWEDLEDIGIVKLGHQKKILLAIKRVKDIISGKMMGLTAPYGLSPTIAPRSPAAGHVRATHYDDLSIGLRSSDSAKQHQHNLAVAGSYSTFLRQQSAPQAPPPPSALMSGAGGSAHVNAHHNHHQMITYPHVHFDGTQAIYRRSSYDDSDITPTNEKSSALLALSEDHHHHHHFIGPQQGWMIHPQTQQQQQFVPQQQQLVPHAQSPYFQGGGTLPRQHQRNGYGVRLALLGGPPTTTSTGIRPIAKIVANNLKLPAPALVDGGATGSGGGGGGLEAGDASDSATYPVPMPMPPLLGQIENVEMATAALDAMHFSNYTSSPYAVQHHHMHHHTLTLVSKEPSGTPGATIAANPSVPTIGPPQPPQQQQPQPPIYHNTHQSMLLQSHSQQQLLHHHTTPSSSTQSTPSPPTLGQPPVAPHLSHAYGGVYAGQTLQTTVEVHKVCGGSQHDNKSNSSLESIDQIPFANENAGTIKQRSSLNRMEHHYLPGPPTQQHPLLLPTLSSSSSSSSSSLTGSITTTLATGCIQQLSPSTTQPQVQATAGGGSSNSATTPAPAATGAVAPAAAPPAASATVVATTDESAAVPTAAASQDIFGTNVLNDIGSMLANLTDELDAMLEEEKCAGISDNE